The Peribacillus simplex genome contains a region encoding:
- a CDS encoding alpha/beta fold hydrolase yields the protein MTNFKIPTESEFIEADGTRYAYRKFGTQDGIPVVFLVHFRGTMENWDPNMLEPIANTRPVILFDNKGVGETDGLTPTTIADMAKDTATFIKALGLEQVDILGFSIGGMVAQELALQEGDLVRKIIMAGTSPESGINPNPEIFERMNRHGGTEEDGINDFMFFFYAQTETSKSAGMASLQRIFNQKKVNSSEQVKEAQLQAIAKWAKQKSNHDYEWLQNIKHPVLVTNGVNDVMVPTKNSYILTEKLPKAQLIIYPDSGHGHLFQFPELFAEHVNSFLDSNSY from the coding sequence ATGACAAACTTTAAAATACCAACAGAATCAGAATTTATTGAAGCAGATGGAACTCGTTACGCATATAGAAAATTTGGTACACAAGATGGTATACCAGTAGTATTTCTTGTTCACTTTAGAGGAACGATGGAAAACTGGGATCCAAACATGCTTGAACCTATTGCAAATACCCGCCCAGTAATCTTATTTGACAATAAAGGGGTTGGTGAGACCGATGGACTAACGCCTACTACAATTGCTGATATGGCAAAAGATACAGCAACATTTATAAAAGCTCTTGGGTTAGAACAAGTTGACATTCTTGGTTTTTCCATTGGTGGCATGGTTGCACAAGAGCTAGCTTTACAAGAAGGAGATTTAGTAAGAAAAATTATTATGGCAGGTACTTCGCCTGAATCTGGTATTAATCCAAATCCAGAGATTTTTGAAAGAATGAATCGTCACGGCGGAACGGAAGAAGATGGAATAAATGATTTTATGTTCTTTTTCTACGCACAAACCGAAACAAGTAAATCTGCAGGAATGGCTTCATTACAAAGAATTTTTAATCAGAAAAAAGTAAACAGTTCGGAACAAGTAAAAGAGGCACAATTACAAGCCATTGCAAAATGGGCTAAACAAAAATCTAATCATGATTATGAATGGTTACAAAACATCAAACACCCTGTACTTGTTACTAATGGTGTTAATGATGTGATGGTACCGACTAAAAACAGTTATATCTTAACAGAGAAATTACCCAAAGCACAGCTGATTATATATCCTGATTCTGGTCACGGGCATCTGTTTCAATTTCCAGAACTATTTGCAGAACACGTAAATTCATTTCTTGATTCTAATTCTTATTAA
- a CDS encoding LysR family transcriptional regulator — MNIKEIALKIEILNRQNLSKSAEITNYTQSALTAKVKKIESEIGKLVFKRTPQGLKITSVGIQYKNYLQLISQEYEEFLENIGAFQTNSKVDFGTSHTTLKIYGAHIANTLNMNDIQMDVDFAVDSSNAINQKVHNSELDCALISEPIKKYPDLTYDIVATETFEVISSKDHIINFDWETPITLLVLSIGCMYTRAVTEWLMNNQIPYKLKEIKSISSIQDFLQIRNTIAVLNTKLIDLYNYTNIHYYKLSFNNVINTVFVYKMNDGEQNHILQFKNVLKTIG, encoded by the coding sequence ATGAACATCAAAGAAATAGCATTGAAAATTGAAATATTAAACCGTCAAAATTTAAGTAAGTCTGCAGAAATCACGAACTATACTCAATCCGCCCTTACGGCTAAAGTGAAAAAAATTGAGTCGGAAATTGGAAAACTTGTTTTTAAACGCACGCCCCAAGGATTGAAAATCACTAGCGTAGGAATACAGTATAAAAACTATCTTCAACTTATTTCACAAGAGTACGAAGAATTTTTAGAAAACATTGGTGCCTTTCAAACTAACTCTAAAGTGGATTTTGGCACATCACATACAACCTTGAAAATCTATGGTGCCCATATCGCGAATACTTTGAATATGAACGACATTCAAATGGATGTGGATTTCGCCGTAGATTCCAGTAATGCCATAAACCAAAAAGTGCACAATTCCGAATTAGATTGTGCACTCATTAGTGAACCTATTAAGAAATATCCCGACTTAACTTATGACATCGTTGCAACTGAAACATTCGAGGTCATTTCAAGTAAGGACCATATCATCAATTTTGATTGGGAAACACCTATTACATTGCTCGTATTGAGTATAGGTTGTATGTATACAAGAGCTGTGACCGAATGGCTTATGAATAATCAAATACCATATAAATTAAAGGAAATAAAATCAATCAGCAGTATCCAAGATTTTTTGCAAATCAGGAATACCATTGCAGTATTGAATACTAAGCTTATAGATTTATATAACTATACAAACATTCACTATTACAAATTAAGCTTTAACAATGTCATTAATACCGTTTTCGTTTATAAGATGAACGACGGCGAACAGAACCATATCTTACAATTTAAAAATGTTCTAAAGACGATTGGTTAA
- a CDS encoding TetR/AcrR family transcriptional regulator — protein sequence MARSKEFDEKAVLRKAMELFWEQGYEKTSMQDLVDHMGIHRRSIYDTFGDKRSLFLASLNHYEELIVNEMERIISSTSSIKQTIRDVFMFILNSIEQYPKGCLSVNAAIELSLLDKEIGRIVTKMFNRTEDMFNNLIKRGQTNGELSKEIDSDNTSRFLHNNLVGIRVLIKTNYNKKELEGIITLALSVLD from the coding sequence ATGGCTAGAAGTAAAGAGTTTGACGAAAAAGCAGTATTAAGAAAAGCAATGGAGCTTTTCTGGGAACAGGGTTATGAAAAAACATCCATGCAAGATTTGGTGGATCATATGGGAATACACCGCAGGAGTATATATGATACATTTGGTGACAAGCGTTCATTGTTTTTAGCTTCCCTTAATCACTATGAAGAGCTCATCGTCAATGAGATGGAAAGGATAATTAGCAGCACTTCATCCATTAAACAGACGATACGTGATGTTTTTATGTTCATACTGAATTCCATTGAACAATACCCAAAAGGTTGTCTATCAGTAAATGCAGCCATAGAATTATCTTTACTGGACAAAGAAATTGGACGCATAGTTACAAAAATGTTTAACCGTACTGAAGATATGTTTAATAACCTTATAAAACGGGGCCAAACTAATGGAGAGCTATCAAAAGAAATCGATTCTGATAACACATCTCGTTTCTTACACAACAATTTGGTGGGTATAAGAGTACTAATAAAAACTAATTACAATAAAAAAGAATTAGAAGGCATCATCACTCTAGCACTTTCAGTGTTGGACTAG